A stretch of Gallus gallus isolate bGalGal1 chromosome 2, bGalGal1.mat.broiler.GRCg7b, whole genome shotgun sequence DNA encodes these proteins:
- the ASB4 gene encoding ankyrin repeat and SOCS box protein 4, which translates to MEVEEAYEKGENTQGKMTRAEAAKLVKKNFLEALKSNDYETLEELLNQKKIDVDTVFEVEDENLILASYKQGYWLPSYKLKISWATGLHLAVMYGHLESLSVLLNHKATINCRPNGKAAIHIACETANVECLKILCNHGAKLNCFSMSGQAPLHFCTTLTSIPCAQQLIWRGANVNIKTNNQDEETPLHTVARLGVPELVAFYVEQGAQVDALNAHMETPLACAAYWALHYKDQTYSPDHHLICRMLLDYKAEVNTRDEDFKSPLHKAAWNCDHVLLHMLLEAGAEANIMDVNGCAPLQYIIKVTSVRPAAQPDVCYQLLLNHGAARIYPLQFHKVLQACHSYPRAVEVVVNTYEHIKSTSKWKAAIPEDVFERHQDFYDSLFSVCSNSPRSLMHLCRCAIRMTLSERCHRGVPLLSIPPSMKKYLLLEPEGIIY; encoded by the exons atggaggtggaggaggcaTACGAGAAAGGAGAGAATACCCAGGGGAAAATGACTCGAGCTGAAGCTGCAAAATTAGTGAAAAAGAACTTTCTGGAAGCCCTGAAGTCCAATGACTATGAAACACTGGAAGAGCTCTTGAACCAAAAGAAAATAGACGTGGACACGGTGTTCGAAGTGGAAGATGAGAATCTGATTCTGGCATCCTACAAACAAG GATACTGGCTGCCTagttacaaattaaaaatatcctgGGCAACTGGACTTCATCTGGCTGTCATGTATGGGCATCTGGAGAGTCTTTCAGTCCTGCTCAATCACAAAGCTACGATCAACTGCCGGCCCAACGGGAAAGCCGCAATCCACATAGCGTGTGAAACGGCAAATGTTGAGTGTCTCAAGATCCTCTGCAACCATGGAGCTAAGCTGAACTGCTTTTCAATGAGCGGGCAGGCGCCCTTGCACTTCTGTACGACACTAACCTCCATTCCTTGTGCCCAGCAGCTGATTTGGAGAG GAGCCAACGTGAAcataaaaaccaacaaccaagaTGAGGAAACCCCTCTGCACACTGTGGCTCGTTTGGGTGTCCCCGAGCTCGTGGCTTTCTATGTGGAACAAGGGGCGCAGGTTGATGCTCTCAATGCCCACATGGAGACCCCCCTGGCTTGTGCGGCCTACTGGGCCCTCCACTACAAGGACCAGACATACAGCCCCGACCACCACCTCATCTGCCGGATGCTCTTAGACTATAAAGCTGAAGTGAATACTCGTGACGAGGACTTCAAATCCCCGCTCCACAAAGCTGCCTGGAACTGTGATCATGTACTGCTTCACAtgctgctggaggcaggagCAGAAGCTAACATCATGGATGTCAATGGCTGTGCACCCCTACAGTATATCATAAAAGTGACATCTGTGAGGCCAGCTGCCCAGCCTGACGTCTGCTACCAGCTGCTACTGAATCACGGAGCGGCCAGGATATATCCCCTGCAGTTCCACAAG GTGCTACAGGCCTGTCATTCCTACCCCAGGGCTGTGGAGGTGGTCGTTAACACCTATGAACACATCAAATCAACGTCGAAGTGGAAAGCAGCCATACCTGAAGATGTCTTTGAG CGGCACCAGGATTTCTACGACTCCTTATTCAGTGTGTGCAGCAATTCACCACGGTCCCTCATGCACTTATGCAGATGTGCTATTCGGATGACATTGTCAGAACGATGCCACCGAGGCGTCCCTTTGCTCTCCATCCCACCATCCATGAAGAAGTACTTGCTGCTGGAACCAGAAGGAATAATCTACTGA